One Burkholderiales bacterium genomic region harbors:
- the prpD gene encoding 2-methylcitrate dehydratase has translation MAERDELLRKLTDYVCDGPAPSAAAMDTARLCLLDALGCLAGALDAPDIGPILGPLVPGTVVPLGCRVPGTAYELDPVRAAFNTSALIRWLDFSDTTQRGGHPSDGIGALLACADHVGRRGAAVTMREVFEAMVRTYEIQGVIAETVKLDSPAVGLDAVFGVKLACAGVSARLLGGDREEVANAFSNAVMDGGTLNAYRQLPNTGTRKGWAGADAASRGVWFAMLAVAGEMGYPRPFTATPWGFESVMLDGKPLALPPLGSSVMENVIFKLVPCQRNGSTAAEAAIALHPRVGARLEQIREIVVHTHSEAIERIDKTGPLPNAAARDHCLQFIVAAGLVFGEITSEHYHEPLALDPRIERLRSIMRVVEEPAYTRGYFDRAIMSCASAVEVAFTDGTKTGRIEVTHPAGDPQRRADALPNVRNKFNALARKRWSEETRHSLLELFETPARLGAMRVGEFLERLTGD, from the coding sequence ATGGCCGAGCGTGACGAGCTTCTGCGGAAGCTCACCGACTACGTCTGCGACGGCCCCGCGCCGTCGGCGGCGGCGATGGATACCGCGCGGCTGTGCCTGCTGGATGCGCTGGGCTGCCTCGCGGGTGCGCTGGACGCGCCCGACATCGGGCCGATTCTCGGTCCGCTGGTCCCGGGCACGGTCGTGCCGCTCGGCTGCCGCGTCCCGGGCACTGCGTACGAGCTCGATCCGGTGCGCGCCGCGTTCAACACCAGCGCGCTCATCCGCTGGCTCGACTTCAGCGACACCACCCAGCGCGGCGGACATCCCTCCGACGGCATCGGCGCGCTGCTGGCGTGCGCGGATCACGTCGGACGCCGCGGCGCTGCGGTCACCATGCGCGAGGTCTTCGAAGCGATGGTGCGGACGTACGAGATCCAGGGCGTGATCGCCGAAACGGTGAAGCTCGACTCGCCGGCGGTCGGGCTCGATGCAGTCTTCGGGGTCAAGCTCGCGTGCGCGGGCGTAAGCGCGCGCCTGCTCGGCGGCGATCGCGAAGAGGTGGCGAACGCCTTCTCGAACGCGGTGATGGACGGCGGCACGCTGAATGCGTATCGCCAACTGCCGAACACCGGCACGCGCAAAGGCTGGGCGGGCGCCGATGCTGCGAGCCGCGGCGTGTGGTTCGCCATGCTGGCGGTGGCAGGCGAGATGGGTTATCCGCGGCCGTTCACCGCAACGCCGTGGGGTTTCGAGAGCGTGATGCTCGACGGCAAGCCGCTGGCATTGCCGCCGCTCGGCTCGTCGGTGATGGAGAACGTCATCTTCAAGCTGGTCCCGTGCCAGCGGAACGGCTCGACCGCGGCCGAGGCGGCGATCGCGCTGCATCCTCGCGTCGGGGCGCGCCTCGAGCAGATCCGCGAGATCGTCGTCCATACCCATTCCGAGGCGATCGAGCGCATCGACAAGACCGGGCCGCTGCCCAACGCGGCGGCGCGCGATCACTGCCTCCAGTTCATCGTCGCCGCAGGGCTGGTATTCGGCGAGATCACGTCGGAGCATTACCACGAGCCGCTCGCGCTCGATCCGCGGATCGAGCGGCTGCGTTCGATCATGCGCGTGGTCGAGGAGCCTGCCTATACGCGCGGCTATTTCGATCGCGCGATCATGAGCTGCGCGAGCGCGGTGGAAGTGGCTTTCACCGACGGCACCAAGACCGGGCGCATCGAAGTGACCCATCCGGCGGGCGATCCGCAGCGTCGCGCCGACGCGCTTCCCAACGTGCGCAACAAGTTCAACGCGCTCGCCCGCAAGCGCTGGAGCGAAGAGACACGACATTCACTGCTCGAGCTGTTCGAGACGCCCGCGCGACTGGGCGCGATGCGCGTCGGCGAATTCCTCGAGCGACTCACCGGAGACTGA
- a CDS encoding tripartite tricarboxylate transporter substrate binding protein, giving the protein MNRYLFLIPLAAATAAGAAEQGAFPSKPIRIVVPIAPGGSTDTIARLLATKLGERIPQPVVIDNRPGAGGNIGTDLVVKSPPDGYTVVAANVSSVAINQSLYKKMPYDPIKDLAPITLLAVFPNVIVVHPSFPAKNLKDLIALAKSKPGGLTFASAGNGSSTHLSPELLNTMAGIKMTHVPYKGGGPALVAVLSGEVSMYFSSVVAAAPQVKSGKLVPIAVTSSKRWPLLPDVPTVAESGLPKYEALNWIGLLAPARTPPAVLDWWNKHATTIFQEKESLAQLAGQGAQAEPMSRDQFAKYLKAEATKWAAVVKASGAVVD; this is encoded by the coding sequence ATGAACCGATATCTTTTTCTCATTCCGCTCGCTGCCGCGACCGCGGCCGGCGCCGCCGAGCAGGGCGCTTTCCCGAGCAAGCCGATCCGCATCGTCGTGCCCATCGCGCCGGGCGGCAGCACCGATACCATCGCGCGGCTCCTCGCGACCAAGCTCGGCGAGCGCATCCCGCAGCCGGTGGTGATCGACAACCGGCCGGGCGCCGGCGGCAACATCGGCACCGACCTCGTCGTGAAGTCGCCGCCGGACGGCTACACCGTCGTCGCGGCGAACGTGTCGTCGGTGGCGATCAACCAGAGCCTCTACAAGAAGATGCCGTACGACCCGATCAAGGATCTCGCGCCGATCACGCTGCTCGCGGTGTTCCCGAACGTGATCGTCGTCCATCCGTCCTTTCCTGCGAAGAACCTGAAGGACCTGATCGCGCTCGCGAAGTCGAAGCCGGGCGGGCTGACGTTCGCGTCGGCGGGTAACGGCAGCTCGACGCACCTGTCGCCCGAGCTTCTGAACACCATGGCGGGCATCAAGATGACGCACGTGCCGTACAAAGGCGGCGGACCCGCGCTCGTCGCGGTGCTGTCGGGCGAGGTGTCGATGTACTTCAGCAGCGTCGTCGCCGCCGCGCCCCAGGTGAAATCGGGCAAGCTGGTGCCGATCGCGGTGACGAGCAGCAAGCGCTGGCCGCTGCTCCCCGATGTGCCCACCGTCGCCGAATCGGGCCTGCCGAAGTACGAAGCGCTCAACTGGATCGGCCTGCTCGCGCCGGCGCGCACGCCGCCCGCGGTGCTCGACTGGTGGAACAAGCACGCGACGACGATCTTCCAGGAGAAGGAGTCGCTGGCCCAGCTTGCGGGACAGGGCGCGCAGGCCGAGCCGATGAGCCGCGACCAGTTCGCCAAGTACCTCAAGGCCGAGGCGACGAAATGGGCGGCGGTGGTCAAAGCCTCCGGCGCGGTCGTCGACTAA
- a CDS encoding DUF6766 family protein, with amino-acid sequence MKSRHVRKGGFFHENGLSIVWLVLFAAFLVGQTIFGQIEYNDDQRDHGRPEATFVEYLTTPHFVEATMENWESEFLQMFMFVVLTTFLYQKGSAESKKPYQEEAVDHDPREPGNRKDAPWPVRRGGWVLRVYENSLSLAFLILFLACFFLHAAGGARQYNQEQRDHGKTEQVTTLQYLGTSRFWFESFQNWQSEFLAVGSMVLLSIWLRQRGSPESKPVDAPHTQTGKD; translated from the coding sequence ATGAAATCGAGACACGTCCGCAAAGGCGGCTTCTTCCACGAGAACGGCCTGTCGATCGTATGGCTCGTGCTGTTCGCGGCCTTCCTCGTCGGCCAGACGATCTTCGGCCAGATCGAATACAACGACGACCAGCGCGATCACGGCCGCCCCGAAGCGACGTTCGTCGAGTACCTCACCACGCCGCACTTCGTCGAAGCGACGATGGAGAACTGGGAGTCCGAGTTCCTCCAGATGTTCATGTTCGTCGTGCTCACCACGTTCCTCTATCAGAAAGGCTCCGCCGAATCGAAGAAGCCCTACCAGGAGGAAGCGGTCGACCACGACCCGCGAGAGCCGGGGAACAGGAAGGATGCGCCGTGGCCGGTGCGGCGCGGCGGCTGGGTGCTGCGCGTCTACGAGAACTCGCTCAGCCTCGCCTTCCTCATCCTCTTCCTCGCGTGTTTTTTCCTGCACGCCGCGGGCGGCGCGCGCCAATACAACCAGGAGCAGCGCGACCACGGCAAGACCGAGCAGGTGACGACGCTCCAGTACCTCGGCACGTCGCGCTTCTGGTTCGAATCGTTCCAGAACTGGCAGAGCGAGTTCCTCGCGGTCGGCTCGATGGTGCTGCTCTCGATCTGGCTGCGCCAGCGCGGCTCGCCCGAATCGAAGCCGGTCGACGCGCCCCACACCCAAACCGGCAAGGACTGA
- a CDS encoding response regulator, protein MDTVADPKTAEERLDLVLELSREWYWESDDHHRFTTFRGAIAHQTGIDVTPYLGRTRWDLDGQPIENGGSWDAHKAVLDAHEPFLDFYFRRIDAHGELRYISTSGKPIFEDGAFKGYRGIARDVTARQRAEQLLRLEHSVAQCIAGTETVPEALKTVVRSICETQGWECGRYFGWNEQAGVATFDQYWHVPSPGLDKFIDSSRELTYTPGQGLIGGVLQSAEPDWVTDITKDPRLSKGVARDAGMHGTIMFPVTAEGKAIGVLSFHSTKVREPDDRLLAAVRMIGSQVGQFIRRHASDTRSLELEAISRHKSQFLANMSHELRTPMNAIIGVTEMLLEDAPDLGRDDEIEPLERILRAARHLLALINDILDLSKIEAGKMDLHPEHFTIAPLIEEIAATVQPMAQKNGNEVHVECSADIGEMHADVTRVRQTLLNLASNAVKFTEKGHIHITAERKHASGGDRIVFKVRDTGIGMTPEQLGRLFQDFEQADASTTRRYGGTGLGLAISRRFCRMMGGDITVESTPGVGSTFTIELPAASTAKAEQPSPQQPMIAPRVPAAKGNGNTVLVVDDDDTVREFMRRFLERQGYGVITAANGVEALARAKEQRPAAITLDVMMPDIDGWTVLAAIKGDPALHDIPVILITIVDEKQRGYTLGAADYLVKPVNRERLATVLRTVCGRNAGSLLIVEDDESSRHVMKDAVERMGWTTSEAENGRIGLERVQASKPDAIILDLMMPEMNGFDFLIELRRKPEWQQIPVIVVSALELSDEERRALSGQVEAVIHKSGAERDKVLHELAETLSATIR, encoded by the coding sequence ATGGACACCGTCGCCGATCCGAAAACTGCCGAAGAACGCCTGGACCTCGTCCTCGAGCTGTCGCGCGAGTGGTACTGGGAATCGGACGATCACCACCGTTTCACGACGTTCCGCGGCGCGATCGCGCACCAGACGGGCATCGACGTCACGCCCTACCTCGGCAGGACGCGCTGGGACCTCGACGGCCAGCCGATCGAGAACGGCGGGAGCTGGGACGCGCACAAGGCGGTGCTCGACGCGCACGAGCCTTTCCTCGATTTCTACTTCCGGCGAATCGACGCGCATGGCGAGCTGCGCTACATCAGCACGAGCGGCAAGCCGATCTTCGAGGACGGCGCGTTCAAAGGCTATCGCGGCATCGCGCGCGACGTCACCGCAAGGCAGCGCGCGGAGCAACTGTTGAGGCTCGAGCACAGCGTCGCGCAATGCATCGCCGGCACCGAGACGGTGCCCGAAGCGCTGAAGACCGTCGTGCGCTCGATCTGCGAGACGCAGGGCTGGGAGTGCGGCCGCTACTTCGGCTGGAACGAGCAGGCGGGCGTTGCGACCTTCGACCAGTACTGGCACGTGCCCAGCCCCGGCCTCGATAAATTCATCGACTCGTCGCGCGAGCTCACCTACACGCCGGGCCAGGGGCTGATCGGCGGCGTGCTTCAATCCGCGGAGCCCGACTGGGTGACCGACATCACCAAGGACCCGCGCCTCAGCAAAGGCGTGGCGCGCGACGCCGGCATGCACGGCACGATCATGTTTCCGGTCACCGCCGAAGGCAAGGCGATCGGCGTGCTCTCCTTCCACAGCACGAAGGTGCGCGAGCCCGACGATCGATTGCTCGCGGCGGTGCGCATGATCGGCAGCCAGGTCGGCCAGTTCATCCGCCGCCACGCGAGCGACACGCGCAGCCTCGAGCTCGAGGCGATCAGCCGCCACAAATCGCAGTTTCTCGCCAACATGAGCCACGAACTGCGCACGCCGATGAACGCGATCATCGGCGTCACCGAGATGCTGCTCGAAGACGCGCCCGACCTCGGCCGCGACGACGAGATCGAGCCGCTCGAGCGCATCCTGCGCGCGGCGCGTCACCTGCTCGCGCTGATCAACGACATCCTCGATCTGTCCAAGATCGAAGCGGGCAAGATGGACCTGCACCCCGAGCACTTCACCATCGCGCCGCTGATCGAGGAGATCGCGGCGACGGTGCAGCCGATGGCGCAGAAGAACGGCAACGAGGTGCACGTCGAATGCTCGGCCGACATCGGCGAGATGCACGCCGACGTCACTCGCGTGCGCCAGACGCTGCTCAACCTCGCGAGCAACGCCGTCAAGTTCACCGAGAAAGGCCACATCCACATCACCGCCGAGCGCAAGCACGCAAGCGGCGGCGACCGCATCGTCTTCAAGGTGCGCGACACCGGCATCGGCATGACTCCGGAGCAGCTCGGGCGGCTGTTCCAGGATTTCGAGCAGGCGGACGCGTCGACCACGCGGCGCTACGGCGGCACCGGCCTCGGTCTCGCGATCAGCCGCCGCTTCTGCCGTATGATGGGCGGCGACATCACCGTCGAGAGCACGCCGGGCGTCGGCTCGACGTTCACGATCGAGCTCCCGGCAGCGAGCACGGCCAAGGCGGAGCAGCCTTCGCCGCAGCAGCCGATGATCGCGCCGCGCGTGCCGGCGGCGAAGGGCAACGGCAACACGGTGCTCGTGGTCGACGACGACGACACCGTGCGCGAGTTCATGCGCCGCTTCCTCGAGCGCCAGGGTTACGGCGTGATCACCGCCGCGAACGGCGTCGAAGCGCTCGCGCGCGCGAAGGAACAGCGCCCCGCCGCCATCACGCTCGACGTGATGATGCCGGACATCGACGGCTGGACCGTGCTGGCGGCGATCAAGGGCGATCCGGCGCTGCACGACATCCCGGTGATCCTGATCACCATCGTCGACGAGAAGCAGCGCGGCTACACGCTGGGCGCGGCGGATTACCTCGTGAAGCCGGTCAACCGCGAGCGCCTCGCGACCGTGCTGCGCACCGTGTGCGGGCGCAACGCGGGCTCGCTGTTGATCGTGGAAGACGACGAGTCCTCGCGCCACGTCATGAAGGACGCGGTGGAGCGCATGGGCTGGACGACGAGCGAAGCCGAGAACGGGCGCATCGGGCTGGAGCGGGTGCAGGCTTCGAAGCCCGACGCGATCATCCTCGATCTCATGATGCCGGAGATGAACGGCTTCGATTTCCTCATCGAGCTGCGCAGGAAACCCGAGTGGCAGCAGATCCCGGTGATCGTCGTCAGCGCGCTCGAGCTTTCGGACGAAGAGCGCCGCGCGCTCTCGGGCCAGGTCGAAGCGGTCATCCACAAGAGCGGCGCCGAGCGCGACAAGGTGCTGCACGAGCTCGCCGAGACGCTGAGCGCAACGATCCGATAA
- a CDS encoding acyl-CoA dehydrogenase family protein produces the protein MFDIRLSEEQREFRDLARKFAQEEIKPKAMALDREPDWEKRVPWELLRKGSQLGFRTFVLSEDNGGAGMADHLTSCLVAEELAAGELGTAYYFMLTARRARDWFELRMTPEQKAYFLPKFLDDDLFFTTVAIHEPDTDVGFDYFAETPDVKLRTRAVEQPDGSWLINGAKNFQTVGYLAKLLVVLAQTPEGPKPFLVEGNSKGLVRRPLSKLGRRVGDNAEIFFDDVRVPKGYILPPAPKGRADMGTHPTIAALTLGLGRAALEETIKYAQERVSGGKPIIRHQAIGLLISEMAMHLEAARRLIWTAAWVKDHPEAIEDGSVEAMPYEHMATAFVGTAVQRITEQGIEVFGGMGVIQGMPIEKYVRDAHVQKHISFPFPSRFKVAEALAGFKRKIPPFVGAN, from the coding sequence GTGTTCGATATCCGTTTATCGGAAGAGCAGCGCGAGTTCCGCGACCTCGCGCGCAAGTTCGCGCAGGAGGAGATCAAGCCCAAGGCGATGGCGTTGGACCGCGAGCCCGACTGGGAGAAGCGCGTGCCGTGGGAGCTGCTGAGAAAAGGCTCGCAGCTCGGCTTCCGCACTTTCGTGCTGTCCGAGGACAACGGCGGCGCGGGCATGGCCGATCACCTCACGTCGTGCCTCGTCGCCGAAGAGCTCGCGGCCGGCGAGCTCGGCACCGCCTACTACTTCATGCTCACCGCGCGGCGCGCGCGCGACTGGTTCGAGCTGCGCATGACGCCCGAGCAGAAGGCGTACTTTCTGCCGAAATTTCTCGACGACGATCTCTTCTTCACCACCGTCGCCATCCACGAGCCCGACACCGACGTGGGCTTCGATTACTTCGCCGAGACGCCCGACGTGAAGCTCAGGACGCGCGCGGTCGAGCAGCCCGACGGCTCGTGGCTCATCAACGGCGCGAAGAATTTCCAGACGGTCGGCTATCTCGCGAAACTCTTGGTGGTGCTGGCGCAGACGCCCGAAGGGCCGAAGCCGTTTCTGGTCGAAGGCAATTCGAAGGGCCTGGTGCGGCGGCCGTTATCCAAATTGGGTCGACGCGTCGGCGACAACGCCGAGATCTTCTTCGACGACGTGCGCGTGCCGAAAGGCTACATCCTGCCGCCTGCGCCCAAAGGCCGCGCCGACATGGGCACGCATCCGACGATCGCCGCGCTGACGCTGGGGCTCGGGCGCGCGGCGCTCGAAGAGACGATCAAGTACGCGCAGGAGCGCGTGTCGGGCGGCAAGCCGATCATCCGGCATCAGGCGATCGGGCTGCTCATCTCGGAGATGGCGATGCACCTCGAAGCCGCGCGGCGTTTGATCTGGACCGCCGCTTGGGTGAAAGACCATCCCGAAGCGATCGAGGACGGCAGCGTCGAGGCCATGCCTTACGAGCACATGGCGACCGCGTTCGTCGGCACCGCGGTCCAGCGCATCACCGAGCAGGGCATCGAAGTGTTCGGCGGCATGGGAGTGATCCAGGGTATGCCGATCGAGAAATACGTGCGCGACGCGCACGTGCAGAAACACATCTCGTTCCCGTTCCCTTCGCGCTTCAAGGTCGCCGAGGCGCTCGCGGGATTCAAGAGAAAGATTCCGCCGTTTGTGGGCGCGAACTGA
- a CDS encoding zinc-dependent alcohol dehydrogenase family protein, which produces MKAIEMQKGGGPEVLEVVEKPLPQPRPGEVRVRAEAIGISSADLLVRKGVYSWMPPLPATPGNEMAGVVEALGKPGSDPSGSDPRFVEGQRVLVSSRELPFRGGCYAEAICVPASALFALPESIDARDAVSLANYQLAGALLYESGVRKPRSVVCYGASGGVGTALLQLALCDRMKAIGIVSSEEKRAFAQSAGIEHVLIRGKEDLRERVMALTENRGVDVVYAMGGPAAAFTANLDLLAPLGTLVSFAVLGGLMPDADLFGAMRKRPGKSLGVRVYSIHTLDHERELRRSLMQRAIDLMAEEKVRPPPATVLPLAQAAKAHAMMEAGETLGKVVLVP; this is translated from the coding sequence ATGAAAGCCATCGAGATGCAGAAAGGCGGCGGCCCGGAAGTGCTCGAGGTCGTCGAGAAGCCCCTGCCGCAGCCCAGGCCCGGCGAAGTCCGCGTGCGCGCCGAGGCGATCGGCATCAGCAGCGCCGACCTGCTCGTGCGAAAAGGGGTGTATTCGTGGATGCCGCCGTTGCCGGCAACGCCCGGGAACGAGATGGCGGGGGTGGTCGAGGCCTTGGGAAAACCAGGGTCAGACCCCTCGGGATCTGACCCTCGGTTTGTCGAGGGCCAGCGGGTCCTGGTCAGCTCGCGCGAGCTTCCTTTCCGCGGCGGCTGTTACGCCGAGGCGATCTGCGTGCCGGCGAGCGCGCTGTTCGCGCTGCCCGAATCGATCGATGCGCGCGACGCGGTGAGCCTGGCGAACTATCAGCTCGCGGGCGCGCTGCTCTACGAGTCGGGCGTGCGCAAGCCGCGCAGCGTCGTGTGCTACGGCGCGAGCGGCGGCGTGGGCACCGCACTGCTTCAGCTCGCGCTCTGCGACCGGATGAAGGCGATCGGCATCGTCTCGTCGGAGGAGAAGCGCGCCTTCGCGCAATCGGCCGGCATCGAGCATGTGCTCATCCGCGGCAAAGAAGACTTGCGCGAGCGCGTGATGGCGCTGACGGAGAATCGCGGCGTCGACGTGGTCTACGCGATGGGCGGGCCGGCGGCGGCCTTCACCGCGAACCTCGACCTGCTCGCGCCGCTCGGCACGCTGGTCTCGTTCGCCGTCCTCGGTGGGCTGATGCCCGATGCGGACCTCTTCGGCGCGATGCGCAAGCGCCCGGGCAAGAGCCTCGGCGTGCGCGTCTACTCGATACACACGCTCGACCACGAGCGTGAGTTACGGCGCTCGCTGATGCAGCGCGCGATCGATCTCATGGCCGAAGAAAAGGTGCGCCCGCCGCCCGCGACGGTGCTGCCGCTCGCGCAAGCGGCGAAGGCTCACGCGATGATGGAAGCGGGCGAGACGCTCGGCAAAGTAGTCCTGGTGCCTTAA
- a CDS encoding tripartite tricarboxylate transporter substrate-binding protein, which translates to MQRFHGIAAALVVLAAPAQVVAQGYPSKPFRMIIPFPPGGATDITGRYVVHKLGVPTIAESGYPGFEVTSWWGVLVPSATSKDIVARLNAEIAKIMATPDARDRIGALDADILTTTPERFAAYIKAEQAKWGQAIRGSGARVD; encoded by the coding sequence ATGCAGCGATTCCATGGTATCGCCGCGGCGCTCGTCGTGCTCGCCGCGCCCGCTCAGGTCGTCGCACAGGGATATCCGTCCAAGCCGTTCCGCATGATCATCCCGTTTCCGCCCGGCGGCGCGACCGACATCACCGGCCGTTACGTGGTGCACAAGCTCGGTGTGCCGACGATCGCCGAGTCCGGTTACCCCGGTTTCGAGGTGACCTCGTGGTGGGGCGTGCTGGTGCCGTCCGCGACGTCGAAAGACATCGTCGCGCGCCTCAACGCCGAGATCGCGAAGATCATGGCCACGCCCGACGCGCGCGATCGCATCGGCGCGCTGGACGCGGACATCCTCACCACCACGCCCGAGCGCTTCGCCGCCTACATCAAGGCCGAGCAGGCGAAGTGGGGGCAGGCGATCCGGGGGAGCGGGGCGCGGGTGGACTGA
- a CDS encoding S41 family peptidase, producing the protein MRPFRVLLAALLFAYSGFALADARPVTDEMLVPLTSAFEHAVKPGEQADLHRDLFGTVLRRIQRSYAREVDVPELITVAVKTMEALEAHTGEPAEVFRKAMNAALATLDPHSRYLDVRAQNNERSSISGSFGGLGIQVEMADGLVRIVEPTPGSPAARAGLQRGDLIVRFDDTPVLGLALADAVSRMRGQPGTPIVLTIRRTGASEEFAVSVVRDIIRSEPLRWSLEDDVLVIRLRSFTSIVASSLQKAIAEATSKSPVRAVVLDLRGNGGGLLRQAITTADTFLTAGNIVSLRGRTPGNQRTWAADAAEQLAGLPMVVLIDGRSASASELVAAALQENGRAVVMGQRSFGKGSVQTTMTLGPDRGALKLTTAVYHGPSGRTVQRTGVGPDIELVAAADPAAKPARRESDRAHALPGADEPLPPKARVEQSRCVAPRKEVDAGLACALAYLRSGKIETFTAALEPVPSAE; encoded by the coding sequence ATGCGGCCGTTTCGCGTCCTGCTCGCAGCACTGCTGTTCGCCTACTCGGGATTCGCCCTCGCCGATGCCCGGCCGGTCACCGACGAGATGCTGGTCCCGCTCACGTCGGCCTTCGAGCACGCGGTCAAGCCCGGCGAGCAGGCCGACCTCCATCGCGACCTCTTCGGCACCGTGCTCCGGCGCATCCAGCGCAGCTACGCGCGCGAGGTCGATGTCCCCGAGCTGATCACCGTGGCGGTGAAGACGATGGAGGCGCTCGAGGCGCATACGGGCGAGCCGGCGGAAGTCTTCAGGAAGGCGATGAACGCCGCGCTCGCGACGCTCGATCCGCATTCGCGCTATCTCGACGTCCGCGCACAGAACAACGAGCGCAGCTCGATCAGCGGCAGCTTCGGCGGGCTCGGCATCCAGGTCGAGATGGCCGACGGGCTCGTGCGCATCGTCGAGCCCACGCCGGGGTCGCCGGCGGCGCGCGCGGGACTCCAGCGCGGCGATCTCATCGTGCGCTTCGACGACACCCCCGTCCTCGGGCTCGCGCTCGCCGACGCGGTCTCGCGCATGCGCGGCCAGCCGGGGACACCCATCGTGCTGACGATCCGCCGCACCGGCGCGAGCGAGGAGTTCGCCGTGTCCGTCGTGCGGGACATCATCCGCAGCGAGCCGCTGCGCTGGAGCCTGGAAGACGACGTGCTGGTGATCAGGCTGAGGAGCTTCACGTCGATCGTCGCGAGCTCGCTCCAGAAAGCGATCGCCGAAGCGACGTCGAAGAGCCCGGTGCGCGCGGTGGTGCTCGACCTGCGCGGCAACGGCGGCGGGCTGCTGCGCCAGGCGATCACGACGGCCGACACTTTCCTGACCGCGGGCAACATCGTGTCGCTGCGTGGCCGCACGCCCGGAAACCAGAGAACGTGGGCGGCGGATGCGGCGGAACAGCTCGCGGGCCTGCCGATGGTGGTGCTGATCGACGGGCGCTCGGCGTCCGCGTCGGAGCTCGTTGCGGCGGCGCTCCAGGAGAACGGCCGCGCGGTCGTGATGGGGCAGCGCAGCTTCGGCAAAGGCAGCGTGCAGACCACGATGACGCTCGGACCGGATCGAGGCGCGCTGAAGCTGACGACCGCGGTCTATCATGGCCCGTCGGGGCGCACGGTGCAGCGCACCGGCGTCGGTCCCGACATCGAGCTCGTCGCTGCGGCCGATCCCGCCGCGAAACCGGCGCGCCGCGAGTCCGACCGCGCGCATGCGCTTCCCGGCGCGGATGAGCCCCTGCCGCCCAAAGCGCGCGTCGAGCAGTCGCGCTGCGTCGCGCCGCGCAAGGAGGTCGACGCGGGTCTCGCGTGTGCGCTCGCTTATCTCAGGTCTGGAAAGATCGAGACGTTCACCGCGGCGCTCGAGCCCGTGCCGTCGGCCGAATAG